One Euwallacea similis isolate ESF13 chromosome 16, ESF131.1, whole genome shotgun sequence DNA segment encodes these proteins:
- the dbe gene encoding KRR1 small subunit processome component homolog, with protein sequence MTQSEDENQPTGPIENAWAMKIPGFKAEDNPHGLLEESSFATLFPQYREQYLKQVWPLVQKALKDYDIRAELDLIEGSMTVRTTRKTWDPYIIIKARDMIKLMSRSVPFEQAKRVLEDDVGCDIIKIGKITRNKEKFVKRRQRLIGPNGCTLKSIELLTSCYILVQGNTVSALGPYKGLQQVRKIVEDTMKNIHPIYNIKGLMIKRELMKDSKLKNENWDRFLPKFVNKNVSKRKQPKKKKEKKPYTPFPPPQQESKIDKQLESGEYFLKQEQRRAKKNKEKEDKHVEAAKRREARRNQAFVPPEEPQPSSSKQTGSSNNKVDITALKQKILSAKKKPNKNSFKL encoded by the exons atgacTCAATCGGAAGATGAAAATCAACCAACAGGACCCATAGAAAACGCATGGGCAATGAAAATACCAGGCTTCAAAGCAGAAGACAATCCACATGGGCTCTTGGAAGAGAGCTCCTTTGCCACGCTATTTCCTCAATACAGAGAACAGTACCTCAAACAGGTATGGCCCCTGGTTCAAAAAGCTTTAAAGGACTATGACATCAGGGCTGAGCTTGACTTAATTGAAGGTAGCATGACTGTACGAACAACTAGGAAAACATGGGATCCCTACATCATCATTAAGGCTCGTGACATGATTAAACTTATGTCAAGAAGTGTCCCATTTGAGCAGGCAAAACGAGTATTGGAAGATGATGTTGGTTGTGATATAATCAAGATTGGTAAGATCACTCGCAATAAGGAGAAGTTTGTTAAAAGACGACAAAGGTTAATTGGACCCAATGGATGCACTCTTAAATCTATAGAGCTACTTACAAGTTGTTATATATTAGTACAAGGAAACACAGTATCTGCCTTGGGGCCATATAAAGGCCTTCAACAAGTTCGAAAAATTGTTGAGGATACTATGAAAAACATTCATCCCATTTACAATATTAAGGGGCTGATGATTAAAAGGGAGTTGATGAAGGATTccaagttgaaaaatgaaaattgggacaggtttttgccaaaatttgtcaataaaaatgttagtAAGAGGAAACAgcctaaaaagaaaaaggagaaaaaaccTTACACACCCTTTCCACCCCCACAACAAGAAAGCAAG ATTGATAAACAACTTGAAAGTGGTGAGTACTTCTTGAAGCAAGAACAGAGAAGAGCAAAAAAGAACAAGGAGAAAGAAGACAAACATGTTGAAGCAGCTAAAAGGCGAGAAGCTAGAAGAAATCAGGCATTTGTTCCTCCTGAAGAACCACAACCATCAAGTTCAAAACAAACAGGTTCAAGTAACAATAAAGTGGATATTACGgctttaaaacagaaaattttgagtgcCAAGAAAAAGcccaataaaaatagttttaagttgtaa
- the fy gene encoding protein fuzzy homolog — translation MSAYIIGITSAGGLPVFSRKKGNCEALSFSKLGSLNGVHMFGKPLNIELLNTFTDDYTVAWREFNESLVIIGISSGCSVDVLNRLLRLVYDAVVLIVGIDEAKAARNVERLKRELRVCYPVLDRLLDSLDCGDSSNKHSSDIVGYVETILSPENHLIQIVLDSFSECVDSMFSCILVNGKVAAATESWWSLHPHEIRLLLFLAVSENKNISKDIPVFLPYKSPTVAFRFIACSLSPDVQVCCLCGSSPSLMEIEQAATQCFKNSTDILKAASQCIPRNFPQSVAVDGGILGLLLINIKLKKYMMSKNPQQTTSRKTLSSSHRLDILRTFFYQAVMNTLIPNTRMWQENNIYEDQKTDKLALDEQNDGMETYWCSEYHKCHAVKISNNILCVLYNSATPTQAMRLITKNTLNLLIGDKQVCW, via the exons ATGTCTGCCTATATTATAGGAATAACTTCAGCTGGAGGGCTCCCAgtgttttcaagaaaaaagggaaattgTGAGGCT CTGTCATTCTCCAAGTTGGGATCCCTTAATGGTGTACACATGTTTGGAAAGCCTCTAAACATAGAACTGCTTAATACATTTACTGATGATTACACTGTTGCTTGGAGGGAATTTAATGAGAG CCTGGTCATCATTGGAATATCCAGTGGATGTTCAGTAGATGTCTTAAACCGCCTTCTTAGACTAGTTTATGATGCAGTAGTGCTTATTGTGGGAATTGATGAGGCCAAGGCTGCACGAAACGTTGAAAGACTTAAAAGAGAACTCAGa GTTTGCTATCCAGTCCTAGATAGGCTATTGGATTCCCTAGATTGTGGTGACTCCAGCAATAAACATTCGTCTGATATTGTTGGATATGTAGAAACTATTTTGTCTCCAGAGAACCATCTTATTCAA ATCGTTCTGGATTCTTTCAGTGAATGTGTGGATTCCATGTTCAGCTGTATTTTAGTCAACGGCAAAGTAGCTGCTGCAACTGAAAGCTGGTGGTCTCTGCACCCACATGAAATTCGATTACTGCTTTTCTTGGCTGTTTCTGAgaacaaaaacatttcaaaagatATTCCAGTATTTCTGCCTTACAAAAGCCCTACA GTGGCCTTCCGCTTCATAGCTTGCAGCCTTAGCCCTGATGTGCAAGTGTGCTGTTTATGTGGCTCAAGCCCTTCCCTTATGGAAATTGAACAAGCAGCCACCCAGTGCTTTAAAAACTCCACCGACATTCTGAAGGCTGCCTCTCAGTGTATTCCGAGGAACTTTCCTCAAAGTGTTGCAGTGGATGGCGGAATTTTAGG tCTGCTCCTAATTAACatcaaattgaagaaatacaTGATGTCAAAAAATCCTCAACAAACCACCTCCAGAAAAACATTGAGTAGTTCTCACAGGCTAGATATTTTGAGGACTTTTTTCTATCAAGCTGTGATGAACACTTTGATACCCAATACGCGGATGTGGCAAGAGAATAACATTTATGAAGATCAAAAGACTGACAAACTAGCTTTGGATGAGCAGAATGACGGAATGGAAACTTATTGGTGTTCCGAGTACCATAAGTGTCATGCAGTCAAGATtagcaataatattttgtgcGTTTTGTACAACTCTGCTACTCCCACTCAAGCCATGAGGCTTATTACTAAGAatactttaaatttacttatagGAGATAAACAGGTCTGTTGGTAA